In Nicotiana tabacum cultivar K326 chromosome 2, ASM71507v2, whole genome shotgun sequence, the following proteins share a genomic window:
- the LOC107794735 gene encoding chaperone protein dnaJ 11, chloroplastic-like → MVQSLTLISPTSFPFSVHNSSSSAAFGDHVRVSYTVKSTKRLSICAAVVAEAPPALERTRPASLYEVLRVKRDASAKEIKVAYRNLAKLYHPDAASLPEESSNDRNFIEIHDAYATLSDPSARALYDLKLSVVSRRRDFGHSSDGFRINRSEFYPTRRWETDQCW, encoded by the coding sequence ATGGTCCAATCCCTAACCCTAATTTCCCCAACTTCCTTCCCCTTTTCCGTTCATAACTCCTCTTCCTCCGCCGCGTTTGGAGATCACGTCCGTGTTTCGTACACCGTGAAGAGTACTAAGAGATTGTCGATATGTGCTGCCGTCGTTGCCGAGGCTCCGCCGGCGTTGGAGAGGACAAGACCGGCGAGTCTCTATGAGGTGTTAAGGGTTAAAAGAGACGCTTCAGCGAAAGAGATTAAGGTTGCTTACCGGAATTTGGCTAAACTGTACCATCCCGATGCTGCTTCTCTGCCGGAGGAATCCTCCAACGACCGGAATTTCATTGAAATTCACGATGCTTATGCCACGCTCTCTGATCCTTCTGCCAGGGCGCTGTACGACCTCAAGTTAAGCGTAGTCTCTCGCCGGCGAGATTTTGGGCACTCTTCCGATGGATTTCGCATCAATAGGTCGGAGTTTTATCCGACCCGGAGATGGGAAACGGATCAATGCTGGTGA